The genomic interval ttatcattttatttaattatgtgaCCCAATCTTACATGCCACAAATAAAAACTGTTGATTGACatgatgaataaaatgaaataggTTCTTTATTGTGTTATTATCAATATTCTGCGGGTACCTATCAGGGACACTCACACATTTCACTATTACACCACACTTACTAATTATTGCTGCTCTGGACTTGAACTCAACTTTGTATGCTTTCTGACCAAAtacaataaatgatattaaatctCTATGAATACGGGAAACAATCATACATCCCCTTATATAATTACACTCATTTGAAGGAAATTTACACGTGCCTTCCCCAATGAATCAGAATATGTTTTATTGATCATTTCGGCTCTGCACTTGTCAGCTTGCTTCTCCTTGAAATATATTCATGCACTTCTGGTTCTGTGTCTCATTGGTGTAGCATCAATCGACTAGGCATTTGATATTTAACTTCCTATTTCACTTCTGGGAAAATCATCATGATCTCCTATGTTCCTTTGGCTTCCCTTTACCAGAACATCCGGCCTTAATTCCCTTTCTTCCCACACTTGAAGCAACTTCcaaatgaataattatttttctcatttttcttctttgaccaTCTCTTCTTGGATTCCTTCCCCAATAGCTGTGTTTTTTGCTTGGAATGCCTCTTTAGGAAGGAtattcatcataaataatctgAGGAAAAGTCAGACTGTAATTGAGCGGTGTTGCCATGTGTAAGAGCAGTGGGAAGTCTGTGGATCACCATGTGAGGTTGCTAGTGCTTTGTAGAATGCTTTTTGCTCCATTGGTTTGGCCTTTGTGATGTCCAGAAAGATAGCAGCCTTTTTTTGTTTACTCCTGGAGAGGATTAGGTGGTAGAAGACAAATTTCAGCAATCTAGTAAATGATTCCTACATGccttataatgatatatttgaaGGTATATGAATGATACAATTTTTGAAGACCGCGAACAAACTATGAAAGAGCTCAAGACTTTCTTTTAACAATCACCTTTAGACAGCTGCTATAGACTTTGATGGATGgattaatttctattattttctcgTATCCTTCAATATTTCTAGGTAGATACTTTCGTATACGCATCTCATTGTACCTGGATTATGCCTTTTGTGGTGctttttgtttaaattattactaataagAAGTAATAGCTTCTGATATTACTATCTCATAGACGTTCAAATTTTGCAGTTCTCTTGGTCAAAACCTTCAGACAAGTCCTTATGAATGGGAAAACGTTTTTGCAATTTTTGTTACAATCTTGGGCTTGCTTCTGTGTTTGTACTTCATTGGAAATGTGCAGGTTTGTGCTCAACATCTTTTCCGAGCTTCCGGCCCTTATTTATACAATCATGTGACCTGGTGTTAGAGATATAATTTCTAATAAACATAAGTGTTTATTAATCTTgttttaatacaaaattatgGGTGATGAATAGGAAAAGGCATTGATGAAAGGTTTTgacattattttaaataatgccAGAAAGGTCCATAGCCTAACTATTTAATTTACAAGTATACTCCACCTATGAATGCTGATAATGAAGTATAGGTTAGCAGAATCCTTTCAATGACCATGATAAGTTCTCTCAATATAAGGTTGCTGAATTTACTTCAACAAATCATGGCTGGGATTACATGCTATCTTCGCATTGCAGTTGTGTGTTGATGCTTGGATTTCTACACCAAAGCTATTGCTTGATGTGCAAGGAGGTTTAGGCATGAACTAGCGAACAAGTTTAACGTCCTTCCCTTTCCAATGGgtgctaatttttttaagagttgaAACTTTCTGTCTTGtagatttgatttgttttgtttacaaaattcattaattaatatatatatatatatatattttatcaactttAGTGTTTGGGACAAATAGTAACTTATCAGGAAGACTAATTTGGTGAACTAAACTTGCTATGTAACAGATGTATAtgcatttgaagaaaaataggaaGTTGGAGCTCACTTATATGGATAAGGATGATAAAGCAAGGATGAAAGCTAAAGAAAAGAAGGCAGAGGAATGGATCTCTAAAAACCAACTTCCTGATCATATGAAGAAAGAGATCATGTCCTGTATAAGACAAAAACTGGGAAAAAAGGAAGATATTGATACTGAGAATCCATTCCCTCATCTTCCCAAACATCTTAGTACAGAGATTAGGCGCCATCTTTGCTTGCCCCAGCTAAAGAAAGTGAGTCTCTCAACATTTTCTCCTTGTACTTCCTTTCTTTTTAGAGAGCAAAAAAGCTGTTCAAtttaagaattattttaattttgtggaagaaaggttgaaagaaaatgagaagttgagaATGCGTAGGATTGTATGTATTATAAATGGATAGGCAATATTGTTTGGAATATGAAACTCTATAGAAAAGTTTcctcttttatcattttatggTTGACAAACATGACAGAAAATGCATATTGATTGTTCTCAAATCCCATATCATTTAAAGTCAATTGCACGTCTCATCCTTCTTTGCCTTTATCAAATCCGTTAACGACAATGggaaaatattatgtatttgcTTGTAGCTGATGCTTCTGTTAACTAGCTGTTTTAATCTTGTCTGAACTCCATTTTATCATCCATGTACATGATCATTGGCATTCTTTGCACTGAAGAGAGTACAACAGTATCGGTGATAGATATTAGAAGTGCCTTGACCATCATAATCATGTCATTTTAGTTCTTGAAATTGAATTTCCACTCACCAacatataatgattttttataatttaattttcaattttattctcGATTGTTTGCAAGCTAGGTGCCAATGTTTcaagaaaaaagtgaaaagcaGTTGCATTTAATCTGCGACGAGCTCAAACAAGTGTACTACAATGAGGATAGCTATATTGTTCGGCAGGGAGAACCCCTTGACCGGATGCTCTTCCTGACACAAGGATATGCGTTGAAATTCAGAAGTGGGGAAACAGCTTTGAGGAGGAGCATTGGGAAAGGTGACTTCATTGGAGAACAACTTCTAACATGGGGTTTTAATGGCTCCTCCGCACCCAACCTATCTGAGCTCCCAATATCTACAGAAACAATCAAAACCCATAACAAAGTTGAAGCCTTTGCTCTATTGGCCAACGTCTTGAGGACTCTAGTTCCCAAGGTGCAGGAAGTAGATACTGTTAAAAGCGAAGCTGTCCAAAAAAACACTCCAGTTGAAGGTAATCTTGAAAGTTATTACACGGCACTTCAGAGGCATGAACACTTGAGAAGTGAAATCGAAGAAGGGGATTTGGTAGATTAGGGCATCGTCTGGGCCTTGGGCCAGGAAGGAATAAACGGGACTTGTGCAGTAGCACGGGGGCTGTGCTAGGTTCTGAAGTTGTAGCTGAATAATAATGGGCTGAGCCCATGGGCTTGCGAGTCCATTATATGAGTATCTTTCATTTAATGTTTAGTCACAATCTGTAGCTTTATTATAGTTTCCGTTCGCAGAGGCTATATCCTTGTATTCCTGCAGCCGGGTTTGTTATGTCAGACCTATGCATATTCATATTTTCCtattctctctatctctctgaTTTCTTGGAGGAACCCACCCTCGAAGCTGAGCACCCATTCGCTCATCTCCTGTATTTATCTTTATCAATTACACAATCCAAAACTAGTGTTACAAGTGGTACCAGAGATTCGATCCCTAGTGAATTGCATTACAAATCTCATATAATGGCTAAAGGAACTCATTTGAATCAGCTCCAGGAGGGTCTATCATTGCTGAAGCAGTCCACTGAATCATAGTTTAAGACCTTGGAAATGGAGATGTTGGCCTTGAAGAGGCAATCTGATTTGGTGATGTATCAGTTGGCTTCCCTCACTGTTGAGCTGCAGCGGAAGAATAGTGACTGGACTCATGGGGACTCATCGGGGGGCCAGCAGGCGGTAAGTGTAGAGCATGGGGGTGAGCCTCCTCCACGTGCGACAAGACTTGATTTCCCAACTTTTAGTGGTGAAGATCCAAGTGGGTGGATCTACAAAACAAACTATTTCTttgcatattataatattttacctcAACAAAAACTAAGTTAACCTCATTTCATATGAAAGACCAAGCTCTAGTTTGGTTCCAAGACCTTGAGGAGTCAAGGAAGCTAAGGGATTGAGAGGGTTTTACCAAAGCCCTAATGGTGAGGTTTGGGCCATCTGCCTATGATGACCCTATGGAGGCCTTAACTAGATTGAAACAAACAAGGTCTGTGGAGCAATATAAATCAcattttgagttaatatttaatAGACTCAAGGGGCTGTTGGAAGGGTATAAACTAAGTTGTTTCCTTAGTGGGCTACAAGATGAGATAAGACTTACTGTGAGAATGTTCCATCCAGC from Juglans regia cultivar Chandler chromosome 2, Walnut 2.0, whole genome shotgun sequence carries:
- the LOC109020159 gene encoding cyclic nucleotide-gated ion channel 1-like isoform X2, whose product is MRQRSLTWQENETPYVDIEAQIPENGETEADSEEKKTATKRDSNPVRWLIRKCNIDPQGRFIRTWDLIFLLSCLIAVSVDPLFFYLPVINEDRTCLTLDNRLKITATCLRSVLDFISLSDIILRFICPFTNEDSPDQQHGQTNLVKDAWPIAKRWQFQLYFQIWEVRHIGKYSWALSFSFSMCREFYESSEYGVSSLGQNLQTSPYEWENVFAIFVTILGLLLCLYFIGNVQMYMHLKKNRKLELTYMDKDDKARMKAKEKKAEEWISKNQLPDHMKKEIMSCIRQKLGKKEDIDTENPFPHLPKHLSTEIRRHLCLPQLKKVPMFQEKSEKQLHLICDELKQVYYNEDSYIVRQGEPLDRMLFLTQGYALKFRSGETALRRSIGKGDFIGEQLLTWGFNGSSAPNLSELPISTETIKTHNKVEAFALLANVLRTLVPKVQEVDTVKSEAVQKNTPVEGNLESYYTALQRHEHLRSEIEEGDLVD